One Mycoplasmopsis bovigenitalium genomic window, ATCAAAGAACATATGTTTTACAGGCGTTTTCGGAAAATAGAATATTTTTAAATTATGCAATTAAAAATGCATTAAATAAAAAGATACAAGAAGAAGTTAGAGGTTCGGGTATACCTTACATTGTTTTAGATATGCTGAACAGTTTGAACCTTAATATTTCATCGAAAAATGAACAACAAAAAATCTCTAACACATTCTTAAATTTAGACTCCCTAATCACCCTTCATCAGCGTAAGTTAGAAAAGCTAAAAAACATTAAAAATATGCTTTTAGAAAAGATGTTTGTAAATGCATAAATCATTAAAACCAGCCATTAGATTCAAAGAATTTACTAACGATTGAGAACAGAGAAGGTTGGGAGATTTTCTATTTGATCCGCCCCTGGAAAAAGTCGAAGTAGAAGATGAAAATGACTTAATAACTATTGGACTAAATTTAACTGGTATTAGAATTGGCGGCAATAGAAATAAGTTTTCATTTGGTGCAACACAATACTATAAAAGGCTTGCGGGACAATTAATTTATGGAAAGCAAAACTTTTTTAATGGTTCAATTGCACTAATAAGCCCAATTTATAGCGGAAAATGTACATCTGGTGATGTTCCATCATTCAATATAGAAAATATAAATAAATATTTTTTATATCAGTTTATTGCTAGACCAGACTATTACAAATCTAAAGAATCATATTCTATCGGAACTGGTTCTAAGAGAATTCACCAATCAGAAATTAAAAAATTTCAAATAACAAGCCCAATTTCATTAATAGAACAAGAAAAAATTTCGGACACTTTTATTGAATTAGACTCCCTAATCACCCTTCATCAGCGTAAGTTAGAAAAGCTAAAAAACATTAAAAATATGCTCTTAGAAAAGATGTTTGCAGACGAAAAAAACCTTAAACCAGCCATTAGATTCAAAGAATTTACTAACGATTGAGAACAACACAAGTTTAATGAATTACTAATTAAAATAGTTGATAAAGGTCATCCAAATATGCCAACTTTAACCGCTTCTGTAACTGGAGATGTATTTCGCAGAATCGATACAGGGTATACTGTAAGCGTATCAAATGCAAGTTTAATGAACTATGTTCGAGTTTTAAAAAATGATTTCATACTTCACCTCTCATCTTTTAGAAGTGGTTTAGCATTCTCAGATTTTGATGGTATTACTTCACCAGCATACATAGTTTTAAGGCTAATTGGTCAAAATGTTAATAACCCAAAATACTGAAAACACTTTTTTAGAACTGAAGCATTTATAAAATCATTAGTTCCATTCACATACGGATTAAGAGTTGGTAAAACAATTAATCTTGATGAGTTAAATTATTCAATACTTAATGCTCCGTCATTTAAAGAGCAAACAAAAATTGCTTCATTATTAGAGTCAATTTTTAGCTCAATCACCCTTCATCAGCGTAAGCATTATTATTGATTTTTTTCATTTTTATACATAAAAAAGTATTTATTTATATGGGTGTAGAAAGGTAAAATGAAAAAATCAGAAATACTTTTATATAAATATTTTCAAAATTGAATTGATGTATATAAAAAAGGTTCAATAAGAAAAATAAGTTTTAAAAAATATCAATTGACATTAGATTGGATAATTAAAATTGCTAGAGATGTACGTTTGTGCGATTTGGATAGAACTTTATATCAACGCATACTTAATGAGTATGCACTAACTCATGAAAGACAAACTACAATGGATTTTCATCATCATTTAAAAAGTTGTTTATTAGATGCTTTTGATGATGGATATTTGACTAATGATCCTACTCGTAAAGTGGTAATTAAAGGTAAAAATCCTCGTAAGAAAAAAGTTAAATATTTGAGTCAATTTGAATTGCAATTATTAGTTAAAAATTTAAAATTAAAAGACTTTATCAATATGGATTGACTTATTTTATTGATAGCTAAAACAGGTTTAAGATATTCAGAAGCATTGGCACTTACACCACAAGACTTTGATTTTGCAAAGCAAACTCTAAATGTGTCAAAAACTTGGGATTATAAAGAGCAGGGTGGCTTTCTGCCAACCAAAAACAAGTCTAGTATAAGAAAAATCCAACTTGACTGAATGACAGTAAGTCAATTTTCTGGAATCATTAAAAATATGCCTGAAAATGAACCGATTTTTGTCACTAAAGAGCGTATTTATAACTCAACTATTAATGATGTATTAATGCGCCGTTGCAATGCGGCAGGCATTCCTGTTATTAGTGTGCATGGTTTGCGCCATACTCATGCTTCATTATTGCTTTATGCTGGAGTTTCTATTGCTTCAGTAGCTAAGCGTTTAGGTCATGCTAGTATGAACACCACCGAGAAAGTTTATTTACATATTATTAATGAATTAGAAAACAAAGATGTTGACTTAGTAATGAGATCGATATCACTACTTAATTAAAAAATTATTATTACACCCATAAAAAACAAAAAGCCACTTTTGTGGCTATTTTTTGTCTTTTTGTTCTTCGATTCATTTTTCAACAAACGAAATAAAGTCTGCTGGCAGAGCTTTTTTTGGTTTTCTATTTAGTTTTAGTGCAAATTTTTCCCTTATTTCATTTGTATATGATTTTTCACATAAATCATGCAATCTATTATTAACATTGATTGGTTCAGTTGAGTTAATGATTTTATTAATAGCTTTAGAATCAAAGTTTCACTCGTTGCAAAATTCTTTTAGAATTTCACTCTCGATATTTAAAATAGCTTCAGTAAATTCTTCATTAATGTCTAGATAATCTCAGTTTTTTTGATTATTAAAATATGGTTCTAAAATTCGCAATAATATTTCTTGGTGTTCAGCTGTAAAACTTGCAATTGCATGCACGATGCGTTCTCTTGTGCGATCTAATTTGATAATATCATTAAGTTTAGCTAAATTTAATGGAATTTTTTCCCGATAAGGGCTATATTCTGTTGATAAATTTTGCAATTCTAGAGGATCTGATTCATCTTTAGTGCCAGAAGCGTGATTTTCTTTTTGATGTTCTTTCAAATAGCGAGTTATATCCTCGTTTCTAGCAACTAACGCATCAAAATCATGTTCTGTATATGTTATAGTACTACAAATGTCATTAGGATTTTTTGCTCTTTCTCAACTAAAGCCCATAATCTTAGCTGCTCTTACATCATTAATAATTTTATTTATTAATTTATTAGCTTTTCTCATGTTTTCTGTGTATTGCAAATTATTATTGTGTTGTTCGGGGTAAATTGAGCCAAATCAGGTGTGTTTACTATACATTAAGAAAAATTTTTTTACTTCTGCAAATGTATTATTGATGCTTAATAGACGATCTTCAAAACTTGTAGTAAGTATTGATTCAATATTTATATCTGCATACTTGCTTAGAGCTTTATCAAGGTTGTAGTTCATTGTGTTGGGTTGACGATAGAATATTACATTACCAAAATCCTTGCCAGGAAGTGTTCTGTTAGTTCTTGAAATAGCTTGAATTAAATGCTCATAAGTCATAACCTTGTCAAAATAAATTGTATTAATATATTTAGAGTCAAAACCAGTTAGCATCTGGTTAACTACAATTAAAAGTTGCAATTTATCTTTATTTTCAATGTTATTAAAATTACCTTTTCGTGATAATCTTTTTGATAAATCTTGCTTAAATTGAGCACTATCATTCACATTTATTACTTTGCTAAAATCATTGTTATATCTATTAATGATATTATTAATAGCATCTGCTTTGTATTCAGTTTTTGTTAACTCTTCTTCGCGGTCAAGGCTTTGGTCAAAAAGAGCAGTAAATTTAAAGTCTTTGTATTTTTCATTATTATCACAAGCCTCTGCAAATAATTCAAAATACTCAATAGCATCTGGAATGCTTTTAACAGCAAATATAGCACTATAGCGTTTATCGTCTAAAAAGTATTCTTGAGTGTTTAATATATCCTCAACAATCAATTTTTTAAAGCGTTTATCATCATAGTACCCACCCCTCAATAAATCATCTTCATAATCTCGATTAATTTTTTTATCATCGTTATTAAGGTCTCTAAAATGACTTAATTTATCTACTATTTTGCTAATTTTGTCAGTATACAAACCTTTTTTAACGAATTTTATAGCACTTTCTTTAATGTTTTTTATAGCACTTTCAATGTATTTAGTAAATATATTATATTCAATATTAAAGTCTAATATCTTTTTATCTTGAATACCATTCTTTAATGTGTAGCTGTGTAAGAGTTCACCAAAAATATCTTTAGTTTCAAGACCATTTTTTGAGTTTTCTTTACCAAGTGGTGTGCCAGTAAAACCAATTAAAGCAGCATTAGGGAATGTTTCGTTGATATTTTTAATCATTTCACCTGATGTGCTTCTGTGTGCTTCGTCAAAAATAAAGACAATTTTTTGTGAAGCCGCTCTGTTTATTTCTCTTTCTGAAAAGTTTTTTGTATTTACTCTAGATTGTTTTTGGATTGAACCAACAATTATAGTGTTCATTAAATTTTCTTTTTTTATTAAAGAAATAAGGTCATCAGTTGATGAAGCTATTTCAACATTGACTTTTCCGCCTTTAAAACTGCTAAATTCGCTAAAACTTTGTGTCCCTAATT contains:
- a CDS encoding restriction endonuclease subunit S, with product MHKSLKPAIRFKEFTNDWEQRRLGDFLFDPPLEKVEVEDENDLITIGLNLTGIRIGGNRNKFSFGATQYYKRLAGQLIYGKQNFFNGSIALISPIYSGKCTSGDVPSFNIENINKYFLYQFIARPDYYKSKESYSIGTGSKRIHQSEIKKFQITSPISLIEQEKISDTFIELDSLITLHQRKLEKLKNIKNMLLEKMFADEKNLKPAIRFKEFTNDWEQHKFNELLIKIVDKGHPNMPTLTASVTGDVFRRIDTGYTVSVSNASLMNYVRVLKNDFILHLSSFRSGLAFSDFDGITSPAYIVLRLIGQNVNNPKYWKHFFRTEAFIKSLVPFTYGLRVGKTINLDELNYSILNAPSFKEQTKIASLLESIFSSITLHQRKHYYWFFSFLYIKKYLFIWV
- a CDS encoding site-specific integrase, whose protein sequence is MKKSEILLYKYFQNWIDVYKKGSIRKISFKKYQLTLDWIIKIARDVRLCDLDRTLYQRILNEYALTHERQTTMDFHHHLKSCLLDAFDDGYLTNDPTRKVVIKGKNPRKKKVKYLSQFELQLLVKNLKLKDFINMDWLILLIAKTGLRYSEALALTPQDFDFAKQTLNVSKTWDYKEQGGFLPTKNKSSIRKIQLDWMTVSQFSGIIKNMPENEPIFVTKERIYNSTINDVLMRRCNAAGIPVISVHGLRHTHASLLLYAGVSIASVAKRLGHASMNTTEKVYLHIINELENKDVDLVMRSISLLN
- a CDS encoding restriction endonuclease subunit S; its protein translation is MLLEKMFADEKTLKPAIRFKEFTNAWEQRRLGDMCIISTGKLDANAMDKGGKYNFYTSGVEIYKINRFAFSGEAITIAGNGANVGYMHLAEGQFNAYQRTYVLQAFSENRIFLNYAIKNALNKKIQEEVRGSGIPYIVLDMLNSLNLNISSKNEQQKISNTFLNLDSLITLHQRKLEKLKNIKNMLLEKMFVNA
- a CDS encoding HsdR family type I site-specific deoxyribonuclease, encoding MIENKDSERKFQNDLVNALQENGWRNINREIKPVLESCTIEDLWNNFFKIVYRNNKDRLNNIDLTDGEKEQLKEKIKQCNSTAAANKLINSETIAIKRDNKKDTEKYGKEIYLKIFSRKEINAGDSIYQIAKEVELPWKAVNRKHRADVILLINGLPLFHIELKAKGISISKSITQISNYINSGGFDEILKLVQVSVAMNPEEMKYMPTDHSGQFINEQSFSYWHDDRNNVLRDWRDVVKHFLSIPMAHRLIADFTVCQENEINPLILRSYQFHAIDKIERKFRTDKKIFFDPNRSGCAKVGHIWHSTGSGKTLTSFKLSQLLLEWNIADTVVFVVDRTELGTQSFSEFSSFKGGKVNVEIASSTDDLISLIKKENLMNTIIVGSIQKQSRVNTKNFSEREINRAASQKIVFIFDEAHRSTSGEMIKNINETFPNAALIGFTGTPLGKENSKNGLETKDIFGELLHSYTLKNGIQDKKILDFNIEYNIFTKYIESAIKNIKESAIKFVKKGLYTDKISKIVDKLSHFRDLNNDDKKINRDYEDDLLRGGYYDDKRFKKLIVEDILNTQEYFLDDKRYSAIFAVKSIPDAIEYFELFAEACDNNEKYKDFKFTALFDQSLDREEELTKTEYKADAINNIINRYNNDFSKVINVNDSAQFKQDLSKRLSRKGNFNNIENKDKLQLLIVVNQMLTGFDSKYINTIYFDKVMTYEHLIQAISRTNRTLPGKDFGNVIFYRQPNTMNYNLDKALSKYADINIESILTTSFEDRLLSINNTFAEVKKFFLMYSKHTWFGSIYPEQHNNNLQYTENMRKANKLINKIINDVRAAKIMGFSWERAKNPNDICSTITYTEHDFDALVARNEDITRYLKEHQKENHASGTKDESDPLELQNLSTEYSPYREKIPLNLAKLNDIIKLDRTRERIVHAIASFTAEHQEILLRILEPYFNNQKNWDYLDINEEFTEAILNIESEILKEFCNEWNFDSKAINKIINSTEPINVNNRLHDLCEKSYTNEIREKFALKLNRKPKKALPADFISFVEKWIEEQKDKK